In Deinococcus yavapaiensis KR-236, one genomic interval encodes:
- the tal gene encoding transaldolase, giving the protein MTSKLEQLRAFTVVVADTGDLTAIEKFRPRDCTTNPSLILKAAQQPESAGLVREVIERGARDGDSVERILDRLAVRFGTELTKLVPGYVSTEVDARLSFDTQAMVDKARSLIALYEEHGVGRDRVLIKLAATWEGVRAAEVLEGEGIHCNLTLVFSLEQAVAAAQAGAFLISPFVGRITDWYKKAEGKDSYPVEEDPGVQSVRRIYAHFKEQGYPTVVMGASFRTAAQVEALAGCDRLTVSPALLAELDGDQGTLVRQLTPSDAEGDKEAPLGEAAFRWSLIENQMAGEKLNEGIRAFHQDYLKLKHTVEEHLAKVGTNAVPAD; this is encoded by the coding sequence ATGACGAGCAAACTGGAGCAACTTCGGGCGTTCACCGTCGTCGTGGCCGACACGGGCGACCTCACCGCGATCGAGAAGTTCCGACCGCGCGACTGCACCACGAACCCCTCGCTGATTCTCAAGGCGGCGCAGCAACCCGAATCGGCAGGCTTGGTCCGCGAGGTCATCGAGCGTGGCGCGCGCGACGGCGATTCCGTCGAGCGCATTCTCGACCGCCTCGCCGTGCGCTTCGGCACCGAGCTGACGAAGCTCGTGCCGGGCTACGTCAGCACCGAGGTGGACGCGCGCCTCTCGTTCGACACGCAGGCGATGGTCGACAAGGCGAGAAGCCTCATCGCATTGTACGAGGAGCACGGCGTGGGTCGTGACCGCGTGCTGATCAAGCTCGCGGCGACGTGGGAAGGCGTGCGTGCCGCCGAGGTGCTCGAAGGCGAGGGGATTCACTGCAACCTCACGCTGGTGTTCAGCCTGGAGCAGGCAGTGGCGGCCGCGCAGGCGGGCGCGTTCCTGATCTCGCCGTTCGTGGGGCGCATCACCGACTGGTACAAGAAGGCCGAGGGCAAGGACAGCTACCCCGTCGAAGAGGACCCGGGCGTGCAGAGCGTGCGGCGCATCTACGCGCACTTCAAGGAGCAGGGCTACCCGACGGTGGTGATGGGCGCGTCGTTCCGCACGGCCGCGCAAGTCGAGGCGCTCGCGGGCTGCGACCGCCTGACGGTGAGTCCCGCCCTGCTCGCCGAACTCGACGGAGATCAAGGCACGTTGGTGCGGCAACTCACGCCGAGCGACGCGGAGGGCGACAAGGAAGCGCCGCTCGGCGAGGCGGCGTTCCGCTGGTCCTTGATCGAGAATCAGATGGCGGGCGAGAAGCTCAACGAGGGCATCCGCGCCTTCCACCAGGATTACCTCAAACTCAAGCACACCGTCGAAGAGCACCTCGCCAAGGTCGGCACGAACGCCGTTCCCGCCGACTGA
- a CDS encoding ATP-binding protein — protein sequence MKSCARPCWGFRSRDQYAMLLDFAPIGYVTLDKRGVLVDANHKASALMGMERWRLLGRRFLEFTSTSSRSSFALLPPRLLANESRKRHDSHTVPVRLEGRVHASGLLLIALSDISVEKGAQEKLLRLNETLERRVEERALKIRELSEELRTVVLAVAEDLMTVLWRPVTAFLEVLQRGSPGLDSTQVTHFNHVFRSVSRMDELARALAEYTLVSFMRVRIAPLDLNRVLDEVRKDLRPLLANRSVSLTNDALPNVQGDSAAMQLVFFELLENALKFTSAREDARIHVSAMETESEVILRFEDNGAGFNNRYKDKLFKVFKRLHSESACQGTGIGLALVRRVCLRFGGRVGRRSSGRGRHLLRRLAQAAHLAGVTAVRAFKTGRRAPRRGIHGVPRGRTPHRASLRYDARMSFVASHVIVVTGVMAAGKSTVAQRLAERLERSVHLRGDVFRRMIVRGRADPTPDVSREAEEQLALRYRLATNVARAYVEANFTVVYQDVILEQALPLVLSLLDGLRVTVVVLDPSPDVVARREAARGKIGYGDGWTVEALVASLHRTPRVGMWLDTSNLTPDETVDVILQRAARVGAAVSTASEEPLA from the coding sequence ATGAAAAGCTGCGCGAGACCGTGCTGGGGCTTCAGGTCGCGCGATCAGTATGCTATGTTGCTCGACTTCGCGCCCATCGGGTACGTCACGCTCGACAAGCGTGGCGTTCTCGTCGACGCGAACCACAAGGCCAGCGCCTTGATGGGCATGGAGCGCTGGCGGCTGCTCGGGCGGCGCTTCTTGGAGTTCACGTCCACGTCCTCACGCTCGTCTTTCGCGCTGCTGCCGCCGCGCTTGCTGGCGAACGAGTCTCGGAAGCGCCACGACAGCCATACCGTCCCCGTGCGCTTGGAAGGGCGAGTGCACGCGTCCGGGCTGCTGCTGATCGCCTTGAGCGACATCAGCGTCGAGAAGGGCGCGCAAGAGAAGTTGCTGCGCCTCAACGAAACGCTGGAGCGACGCGTCGAGGAACGCGCCTTGAAGATCCGCGAGCTCAGCGAGGAACTGCGAACGGTCGTCCTCGCGGTCGCCGAGGACCTGATGACGGTACTCTGGCGGCCCGTCACGGCGTTCCTGGAGGTGCTGCAACGCGGCTCGCCCGGCCTCGACTCCACTCAAGTGACGCACTTCAACCACGTCTTCCGCTCCGTTTCCCGCATGGACGAACTCGCGCGGGCGCTCGCCGAGTACACCCTGGTGAGCTTCATGCGCGTCCGAATCGCTCCGCTCGACCTCAACCGCGTGCTCGACGAGGTCCGCAAGGACTTGAGGCCGCTCCTCGCGAATCGCTCGGTGTCCTTGACGAACGATGCCTTGCCGAACGTGCAAGGAGACAGCGCCGCCATGCAACTCGTGTTCTTCGAACTGCTCGAAAACGCCTTGAAGTTCACGAGCGCCCGCGAGGACGCGCGAATTCACGTCAGCGCCATGGAGACCGAGTCGGAAGTGATTTTGCGCTTCGAAGACAACGGCGCTGGCTTCAACAACCGCTACAAGGACAAGCTCTTCAAGGTCTTCAAACGCCTGCACTCCGAGTCCGCGTGCCAAGGCACCGGCATCGGTTTGGCGCTCGTGCGGCGCGTCTGCTTGCGTTTCGGCGGGCGCGTGGGCCGAAGGTCGAGTGGGCGCGGGCGCCACCTTCTTCGTCGCCTGGCCCAAGCAGCCCACCTTGCTGGAGTGACGGCGGTGCGGGCATTCAAGACGGGCCGCCGAGCGCCGCGTCGCGGGATCCACGGCGTGCCGAGAGGGCGAACGCCACACCGCGCTTCACTTCGGTACGATGCACGCATGTCCTTCGTCGCTTCGCACGTGATCGTCGTGACGGGCGTGATGGCCGCCGGGAAAAGCACGGTCGCCCAGCGTCTCGCCGAACGCCTCGAACGAAGCGTTCACCTGCGCGGCGACGTCTTCCGCCGCATGATCGTCCGGGGTCGCGCCGATCCCACGCCCGACGTTTCACGCGAAGCCGAAGAGCAACTCGCCTTGCGCTACCGCCTCGCCACGAACGTCGCCCGCGCCTACGTCGAAGCGAACTTCACGGTCGTCTACCAAGACGTCATCCTCGAGCAAGCCTTGCCGCTCGTCCTGTCGCTCCTGGACGGCCTGCGCGTCACCGTCGTCGTGCTCGACCCTTCCCCGGACGTCGTCGCGCGGCGTGAAGCGGCGCGCGGCAAGATCGGGTACGGCGACGGGTGGACGGTCGAGGCGCTCGTGGCGTCCCTGCACCGCACGCCGCGCGTCGGCATGTGGCTCGACACCTCGAACCTCACGCCCGACGAGACCGTGGACGTCATCTTGCAGCGAGCCGCTCGAGTCGGCGCCGCCGTTTCGACCGCATCCGAGGAGCCTCTTGCCTGA
- a CDS encoding helix-turn-helix domain-containing protein — protein sequence MTTIRDETSSLIARRLRVEREARGWSQADLAARSGVSKATVSKIEREEMSPTAVVLVKLASAFDLTLAGLLLRAEGDGGRLVRAADQPSWRDPDTGYVRRQVFARPDHPLELAAIELPPRKHVTLPAASYAHIRQVVWVREGRLVVTEGGTRNELGPGDCLGFGSPTDVTLANDTDAPCTYVVVLARG from the coding sequence ATGACCACCATACGAGACGAAACGAGTTCGCTCATCGCTCGGCGCCTGCGCGTCGAACGCGAGGCGCGCGGATGGTCGCAAGCCGACCTCGCCGCTCGGTCGGGCGTCTCGAAGGCCACGGTCAGCAAAATCGAACGCGAGGAGATGAGCCCGACCGCCGTCGTCCTCGTGAAGCTCGCGTCCGCTTTCGACCTCACGCTCGCGGGCCTGCTGCTGCGCGCCGAGGGCGACGGCGGTCGCCTCGTGCGCGCCGCCGACCAGCCTTCTTGGCGCGACCCCGACACGGGCTACGTCCGCCGGCAGGTCTTCGCGCGGCCCGACCATCCCCTCGAACTCGCCGCGATCGAGTTGCCGCCCCGCAAGCACGTCACCTTGCCCGCCGCGTCGTACGCGCACATCCGACAAGTCGTGTGGGTGCGCGAAGGTCGCCTCGTCGTGACCGAAGGCGGCACGCGCAACGAACTCGGCCCCGGCGACTGTCTCGGATTCGGCTCGCCCACCGACGTCACCCTCGCCAATGACACGGACGCGCCTTGCACCTACGTCGTCGTCCTCGCGCGCGGATGA
- a CDS encoding aminoglycoside phosphotransferase family protein has protein sequence MPDFDASHLTAPFVKRLVTAQFPRWADLPITPAAPQGWDNRTFRLGERLSVRLPSAAGYVPQVEKEHRWLPFLARHLPLPIPTPIALGRPGEGYPFAWSVYGWLDGSPVGVARPADLASFARELAAFLTALQRVEATSGPPAGAHSFFRGAPLATYDAETRRACVALDGDIDAARALGVWEAGLNAAWTGRDVWFHGDVAVNNLLAREGRLVGVLDFGCSGVGDPACDLAIAWTLFEGESRAVFRQALGLDDDTWVRGRAWALWKALITLEASRSGAGDEETRRVLAELLA, from the coding sequence TTGCCTGACTTCGACGCGTCCCACCTGACCGCCCCGTTCGTGAAGCGCCTCGTGACCGCGCAGTTTCCCCGGTGGGCCGACTTGCCGATCACGCCCGCCGCGCCCCAAGGATGGGACAACCGAACCTTCCGCCTCGGCGAGCGCCTGTCCGTGCGCCTTCCGAGCGCCGCGGGGTACGTTCCGCAAGTCGAGAAGGAGCATCGCTGGCTGCCGTTCCTCGCGCGCCACCTTCCGCTGCCGATTCCCACGCCGATCGCGCTCGGGCGTCCCGGGGAAGGCTACCCTTTCGCGTGGTCCGTCTACGGCTGGCTCGACGGTTCGCCCGTCGGCGTGGCGAGACCCGCCGACTTGGCGTCGTTCGCTCGCGAACTCGCGGCGTTCCTGACCGCCTTGCAGCGCGTGGAGGCGACGAGCGGCCCGCCCGCCGGAGCGCACTCCTTCTTTCGAGGAGCGCCGCTCGCCACGTACGACGCCGAGACGCGCCGAGCCTGCGTCGCCCTCGACGGCGACATCGACGCGGCGCGCGCCCTCGGCGTGTGGGAAGCGGGCTTGAACGCCGCGTGGACGGGGCGGGACGTGTGGTTTCACGGAGACGTCGCCGTGAACAACCTGCTGGCGCGCGAAGGACGCCTCGTCGGCGTCCTCGACTTCGGGTGCTCCGGCGTCGGCGATCCCGCGTGCGACCTCGCCATCGCCTGGACGCTGTTCGAAGGAGAAAGCCGCGCGGTGTTCCGCCAAGCGCTCGGACTCGACGACGACACGTGGGTGCGCGGGCGGGCGTGGGCGCTGTGGAAGGCCCTCATCACCCTCGAAGCCTCCCGAAGCGGCGCGGGTGATGAGGAAACGAGGCGCGTGCTCGCCGAACTCCTCGCTTGA
- a CDS encoding phosphotransferase family protein, which produces MNLPDFPDLGAERLDAVLARHGLSGALIVRRANVGIFNAIFEVGQDLILRVPRQHPAFVESAHKESVVVPLARALGVRTPALVAFDDTLELLEVPYGLYERAPGGPLEHLGRAPAETPEAYREVGRDLARFHRAERTASTSDLAIEELPSVDALPDELAERGYVGVQEARWLTSWIAHLRVVGATEKTNAVLRHGDLQATNVLVRPSGEYVVLLDFGACGWGDAADDFAGVPLSAVPFMLDGYREEGAGALGASIEARIVARQLHIALFLARRGPQPDKSWAERPLGMLLDLVRTLATSSDPRWRETLP; this is translated from the coding sequence TTGAATCTTCCCGACTTTCCGGATCTCGGTGCCGAGCGGCTCGACGCGGTGCTGGCGCGGCACGGGCTGAGCGGCGCGCTCATCGTGCGGCGCGCGAACGTCGGCATCTTCAACGCCATCTTCGAAGTCGGCCAGGACTTGATTCTGCGCGTACCGCGTCAGCATCCGGCCTTCGTGGAGTCAGCCCACAAGGAATCGGTCGTGGTGCCGCTTGCTCGCGCGCTGGGAGTGCGTACGCCCGCCCTCGTCGCCTTCGACGACACCCTCGAACTCCTGGAGGTGCCGTACGGCCTGTACGAACGCGCGCCCGGCGGGCCGCTCGAACACCTGGGCCGCGCGCCCGCCGAGACGCCCGAGGCGTACCGTGAGGTCGGGCGGGATCTCGCGCGCTTTCACCGTGCCGAGCGAACCGCTTCGACGAGCGACTTGGCCATCGAGGAACTGCCGTCCGTGGACGCGTTGCCCGACGAACTCGCCGAACGCGGCTACGTCGGCGTTCAAGAAGCGCGCTGGCTGACGTCGTGGATTGCGCACTTGCGTGTCGTGGGCGCCACCGAGAAGACGAACGCGGTGCTGCGCCACGGCGACCTGCAAGCGACGAACGTTCTCGTGCGGCCGTCCGGGGAGTACGTAGTCCTGCTCGACTTCGGAGCGTGCGGATGGGGCGACGCGGCGGACGACTTCGCGGGCGTGCCCTTGTCGGCCGTGCCGTTCATGCTCGACGGGTACCGCGAGGAGGGCGCGGGGGCGCTCGGCGCGTCGATCGAAGCGCGCATCGTGGCTCGGCAACTGCACATCGCATTGTTTCTGGCACGCCGCGGACCGCAGCCCGACAAATCGTGGGCGGAACGGCCGCTCGGCATGCTGCTCGACCTCGTGCGTACCCTGGCGACGTCGAGCGATCCGCGTTGGCGCGAGACGTTGCCTTGA
- a CDS encoding response regulator transcription factor translates to MPKCILIIEDDPDVRDVLTFTLREAGYDVIGASTAEDGLTFARSHHVDLVLLDLGLPDRSGATVADALHQEQAHIKIIVLSAYDDTDHKVHLLRLGAHDYITKPVETRELLARVHVQLRRKGAITVRAGPLVLNVDAREARWDAEMLTLNNKEFDLLALLAAAPGRVFRLDELMQALWPFEEVHPNLVSVHVLHLRRKLEAVGASGVIRTVRGLGYGLDPRSSDSTSSFQA, encoded by the coding sequence ATGCCCAAATGCATTTTGATCATCGAGGATGACCCGGACGTCCGTGACGTCCTGACGTTCACATTGCGCGAAGCAGGGTATGACGTGATCGGCGCTTCGACTGCCGAGGACGGCCTGACCTTCGCGCGCTCGCATCACGTCGACCTCGTGCTGCTCGACCTCGGCTTGCCCGACCGCAGTGGCGCGACCGTCGCGGACGCTCTGCATCAAGAGCAGGCGCACATCAAGATCATCGTGCTGAGCGCGTACGACGACACCGATCATAAGGTGCACCTGCTTCGACTCGGCGCGCACGACTATATCACCAAGCCCGTCGAGACGCGCGAGCTTCTCGCGCGCGTCCACGTTCAACTTCGGCGCAAAGGCGCGATCACCGTGCGCGCCGGACCGCTCGTCTTGAACGTGGACGCGCGCGAAGCGCGGTGGGACGCGGAGATGCTGACGCTCAACAACAAGGAGTTCGACTTGTTGGCGTTGCTGGCCGCCGCGCCCGGACGAGTGTTTCGCCTCGACGAGTTGATGCAGGCCCTGTGGCCGTTCGAAGAGGTGCATCCGAATCTCGTGAGCGTGCACGTGCTGCACTTGAGACGCAAACTCGAGGCGGTCGGGGCGAGCGGCGTGATTCGCACGGTGCGTGGCCTCGGCTACGGCCTCGATCCGCGATCGTCCGACTCGACGTCGAGCTTTCAGGCGTGA
- a CDS encoding GNAT family N-acetyltransferase, with the protein MTDTLPDLRVDLLAPSRSVSAQLAEILIETVAAGGSVGFMHPVTLDDALTFWNKALEAAQRGERLVLGAWSGPRLLGTVSVLLDTPVNQPHRAEIAKMMTRPDARGRGAATALLRRAETLAAERGRTLLILDTASDGGASRLYERLGYTFAGELPDYALKPHGGLTGTRLYYKRLALT; encoded by the coding sequence ATGACCGACACTCTGCCCGACCTGCGCGTCGACCTGCTCGCCCCCTCGCGAAGCGTGAGCGCCCAACTCGCCGAGATCCTCATCGAGACGGTCGCGGCGGGCGGCTCCGTGGGCTTCATGCATCCCGTGACGCTCGACGACGCCCTCACCTTTTGGAACAAGGCGCTCGAAGCCGCGCAACGCGGCGAACGTCTCGTGCTCGGCGCGTGGAGCGGCCCTCGACTGCTCGGCACCGTCAGCGTGCTGCTCGACACGCCCGTCAACCAACCGCACCGCGCCGAGATCGCCAAGATGATGACGCGGCCCGACGCTCGAGGCCGCGGCGCCGCCACCGCCTTGCTGCGACGAGCCGAAACCCTCGCCGCCGAACGCGGCCGCACCCTCTTGATCCTCGACACCGCCTCGGACGGCGGCGCTTCACGGTTGTACGAACGCCTCGGCTACACGTTCGCCGGAGAACTTCCCGACTACGCCCTCAAACCTCACGGCGGCCTGACCGGCACCCGCTTGTACTACAAGCGCCTGGCCCTCACTTGA
- a CDS encoding magnesium transporter CorA family protein — protein MTIRVTLFDAEGRDRDLNLADMNVSRLGESHLLWIDVEGRAEGEVRAVAERLGLPREVTEDLLDEVEEPHLHLYSDFFTLDVRTLEERGGKLENVEIDFVAGRNFVLTVHPCPVAFLQAFREQQRGDTDLGALSSSAFLAALLDWLLGGYYRTIDTMEAELDRLDTAILAKGMPDDDLLTRIVRHRRRVSDVRTALAAHREVFAALARPDFWFGQQGAASVHFVALFSRFERTLSAVEDARSLVIGTFDLYMARSAERTNDIVRVLTIATVLLGLGAFVSGLFGMNTGEPWENMGVRGFYRVLGLILVLAALVLVFARRRRWW, from the coding sequence ATGACGATTCGGGTAACCCTGTTCGATGCCGAGGGCCGCGACCGCGACCTGAACCTCGCGGACATGAACGTGTCGCGCCTCGGCGAGTCGCACTTGTTGTGGATCGACGTGGAAGGCCGCGCCGAGGGCGAGGTGCGCGCGGTCGCCGAACGGCTGGGGTTGCCGCGCGAGGTGACGGAGGATCTGCTCGACGAGGTGGAGGAGCCGCACTTGCACTTGTACAGCGACTTTTTCACGTTGGACGTGCGAACGCTGGAGGAGCGTGGCGGCAAGTTGGAGAACGTGGAGATCGACTTCGTCGCGGGTCGTAACTTCGTTCTGACCGTCCATCCTTGCCCGGTGGCGTTTTTGCAAGCCTTCAGGGAGCAGCAGCGTGGCGACACCGACCTCGGGGCGTTGTCGTCATCGGCGTTTCTCGCGGCGTTGCTCGATTGGCTGCTCGGCGGGTACTACCGCACCATCGACACCATGGAAGCCGAGTTGGACCGTCTCGACACGGCGATCTTGGCGAAGGGCATGCCCGACGATGATTTGCTGACGAGAATCGTGAGGCATCGTCGCCGCGTGTCGGACGTGCGAACAGCGTTGGCGGCGCACCGCGAGGTGTTCGCGGCGCTCGCGCGGCCTGACTTCTGGTTCGGGCAGCAGGGCGCGGCGAGCGTGCACTTCGTGGCGCTCTTCTCGCGCTTCGAGCGCACGCTCTCGGCGGTGGAGGACGCGCGCTCGCTCGTGATCGGCACCTTCGATTTGTACATGGCGAGAAGCGCGGAGCGCACGAACGACATCGTTCGGGTTCTCACGATCGCGACGGTCCTGCTCGGCCTCGGAGCGTTCGTCTCGGGCCTCTTCGGGATGAACACGGGCGAGCCTTGGGAGAACATGGGCGTGCGCGGCTTTTATCGAGTGCTGGGCCTCATTCTCGTGCTCGCCGCGCTCGTGCTCGTCTTCGCGCGGCGGCGTCGTTGGTGGTGA
- the xylB gene encoding xylulokinase, with amino-acid sequence MFLGVDLGTSSVKAVLYDEAGRLVRDASAAYAVASPRPGWAETDPEAWWSATVSAVRTAAEDGLRVKALGLSGQMHGVVLTNLDGSPARPAVLWADGRATRQLAAYEAVPPTLLARLRNPVTTGMAGPTLLWLRDHEPGVYEGASLALQPKDWLRLRLTGKAHAEPSDASGTLLYDLERDAWHDDLVAVLGLRRDLLPPLVASGERVGELSTSAARALGLSEGVQVVAGAADTAAALLGTGLTASQVQLTVGTGAQLVVRSATLPTARRGVHVFRGADAGFYVLGAVQNAGLALEWARRALRAEWREFYALARSADFGSGGVIFLPYLTGDRTPHLDPHARGGWIGAGLQHDASHLARAAFEGVAFSIRQALGALAPAETHLVRLAGGGSVHPWWRQLLADVLERPLEVVDIPDASALGASLLARGAEAPLAKVEGIVEPRGELRLADAVERFEAAYEHLEGWFGPRLGA; translated from the coding sequence ATGTTTCTCGGCGTCGACCTCGGTACGAGCAGCGTGAAGGCGGTGTTGTACGACGAAGCGGGCCGTCTCGTGCGCGACGCGTCCGCCGCCTACGCAGTCGCGTCTCCGCGTCCCGGCTGGGCCGAGACGGACCCCGAGGCGTGGTGGTCGGCGACCGTGAGCGCCGTTCGCACCGCCGCCGAAGACGGACTTCGCGTGAAAGCGCTCGGGTTGTCCGGGCAGATGCACGGCGTCGTCCTGACGAACCTCGACGGCTCGCCCGCGCGTCCCGCCGTGCTTTGGGCGGACGGGCGGGCGACGCGGCAACTTGCCGCGTACGAAGCCGTGCCGCCCACGCTCCTCGCGCGGCTTCGCAATCCTGTCACGACCGGCATGGCCGGGCCGACCCTGCTTTGGCTGCGCGACCACGAGCCGGGCGTCTACGAGGGCGCCTCCCTCGCCTTGCAACCCAAGGACTGGCTTCGCCTGCGTCTGACGGGCAAAGCGCACGCCGAACCGTCGGACGCCTCGGGCACGCTTCTGTACGACTTGGAGCGCGACGCTTGGCACGACGACCTCGTCGCGGTCCTCGGCTTGCGCCGCGACCTTCTGCCGCCCCTCGTTGCTTCCGGCGAGCGTGTCGGTGAGCTCTCGACGAGCGCCGCGCGCGCCCTCGGCCTCTCCGAAGGCGTTCAAGTCGTGGCGGGCGCGGCGGACACGGCGGCGGCCTTGCTCGGCACGGGTTTGACGGCGAGCCAAGTACAACTCACCGTCGGGACGGGCGCCCAACTCGTCGTACGCTCTGCCACCTTGCCGACCGCGCGGCGCGGCGTGCACGTCTTTCGCGGCGCCGACGCGGGCTTTTACGTCTTGGGAGCCGTGCAGAACGCCGGTCTCGCCCTGGAGTGGGCGCGGCGCGCTCTCCGAGCCGAGTGGCGCGAGTTCTACGCGCTCGCGCGAAGCGCCGACTTCGGCTCGGGCGGCGTGATCTTCTTGCCGTACCTCACCGGAGACCGAACGCCGCACCTCGATCCGCACGCGCGAGGCGGCTGGATCGGCGCGGGATTGCAGCATGACGCTTCGCACCTCGCGCGCGCGGCCTTCGAAGGCGTCGCTTTCTCCATCCGCCAAGCCTTGGGCGCGCTCGCACCCGCCGAGACCCACCTCGTGCGCCTCGCGGGCGGCGGCTCCGTTCATCCGTGGTGGCGCCAACTGCTCGCGGACGTCTTGGAACGCCCCTTGGAAGTCGTGGACATTCCGGACGCCTCGGCCCTGGGCGCGTCGTTGCTGGCGCGCGGCGCCGAGGCGCCCCTCGCGAAGGTCGAAGGCATCGTGGAACCGCGAGGCGAGCTTCGCCTCGCGGACGCCGTGGAACGCTTCGAGGCGGCCTACGAGCACCTCGAGGGCTGGTTCGGCCCGCGGCTCGGCGCGTAA